ATCGGGGCCGGTTCGGCCTCGTACGCGCAGGTCGATCTCGGATTCGAGGTGGCAGGGGAGGACCACCCCGGACTCGAGACCCAGTTCGTCATCGGCATCGTCCCTCGCGCGGATCTGGCGACCACCTCGGCGAGCGAATTCACGATGGCCGGATACGACGCCTGGGAAGCCGTGCGGATCGCCGCCTGGCGGCCGGGCGTGAACGAGATCGACCACAAATCGCTCGTGGGGGAACTCGATCTGCTGCGTACCTCCGTGCACCTGGCCAAGGGCTGCTACCGCGGCCAGGAAGCAGTGGCGCGCGTGCACAACCTGGGCCAGCCGCCGCGCAGGCTCGTCTTCGTCCACCTCGACGGATCGGGGCACATCCTGCCCGAGACCGGCGCCGAGGTGCTCGCCGAGGTTCGCGGCTCCGAACGGTCCGTGGGCCGGCTGAGCTCGGTCGCGCGGCACTGGGAGCTCGGACCGATCGGCCTGGCCGTGATCAAGCGCAACCTGGCCGCCGACGCCCCGCTGAGCTTCGACCTGGGAGACGCCGGTGACCGTGTCGCTGCGGCTCAGGAGACGATCGTCGCCCCCGTGCGCGAACACGATATCGATCTGCCGGGGCGCAACAAGGACACCGACATGCGGAATCAGAACCGCTGAGTTCTCCTTTCGGAGCAATCTGCGCCGGCCTTGCCGGAATCTGTGCTGCGGTCCTCGAACC
The Brevibacterium marinum genome window above contains:
- a CDS encoding YgfZ/GcvT domain-containing protein, coding for MVDREQSTPEPTQSTPEPSQSPPARPSSLSRPLSSTAVFGAEELAHTPVHYGAPLREQRALLEKGAIVDLPHLRVLRLSGADRLTWLNTITTQKLDTLAPGASTETLVLDPNGRIEGWLKLVDDGEALWALSELRTDETLEFLRKMVFMMRVEIEDVSEEFQAIGAVVKLPDSLPVTQLWTDPWPHIGAGSASYAQVDLGFEVAGEDHPGLETQFVIGIVPRADLATTSASEFTMAGYDAWEAVRIAAWRPGVNEIDHKSLVGELDLLRTSVHLAKGCYRGQEAVARVHNLGQPPRRLVFVHLDGSGHILPETGAEVLAEVRGSERSVGRLSSVARHWELGPIGLAVIKRNLAADAPLSFDLGDAGDRVAAAQETIVAPVREHDIDLPGRNKDTDMRNQNR